CGAGCACGGCTCCGCCCGTACGCGGGATGTTCTCCGAGCCCTTGGTGTCGATCTTCAGATCCCACACCTTGAACAGGGTGAGAGCAAGACCGACGACCGGCCGGTAGACGAAGTCTGCCATCGGAGGGGAGGACCCTTCTGTCGTGCCCGGGGAGGGTTCGCCCGGTAGAAGTTACGCAGCCGTAGGTTTTCGGCACTGCGCAGATCGTGCCCCATGTGCGCCGCTCTGACCAGTCCTGGTGGCCCCGGTGGGGGAGATTCTTGTCACGTCGTACATTTCTGGCGCCGATTCGGGGTCGAGGCGTGCTCGGACCGCTCGTGGAGCCATGTGGGCGGTGGTTCTCCGGCGTCGGCAAGGTCACAGTTCCAAGCGCTTGCTCACGGGGTAGGTTGGAAACGTACTGGCGAGTAATATCCGGCTCGGAGCCCGGTCGTTCCGATCGGAGAACCCCGCCTTCCGGCCCCGTGCCGCCCGCTGTCCGCCTCCGGACAGGACCGGGCCCGGGGCGGGAGACATCGAAGTGGTCACCGCGAGGAGGAGAGCCCCCGTGAGCTTGAGGATTGTTGTCTGTGTGAAGTATGTGCCGGATGCGGCGGGTGAGCGGCGGTTTGCCGGGGATGGGACGGTGGACCGGGAGGGTGTGGACGGTCTGTTGTCGGAGCTGGACGAGTACGCGGTGGAGCAGGCGCTGCGGATCGCGGAGGGTTCGGACGGTGAGGTGGATGTCACGGTGTTGACGGTGGGTCCGGAGGATGCGCGGGAGGCGGTGTCGAAGGGTCTGCGGATGGGGGCGGACCGGGGTGTGCATGTGGAGGACGGGGGTGTGCACGGGTCGGATGTGATGGGGACGTCGCTGGTGCTGGCCGCTGCGGTGGAGAAGGCGGGTTTTGATCTGGTGCTGTGCGGGATGGCGTCGACGGACGGGGCGATGGGGGTGCTGCCGGCGGTGCTGGCGGAGCGGCTGGGGGTGCCGCAGGTGACGCTGTTGTCGGAGGTGTCCGCCGGGGGTGGTGCGGTGTCGGGGCGCCGGGACGGTGACCGGGCCAGTGAGCGGGTGGAGGCGCCGCTGCCGGCGGTGGTGTCGGTGACGGACCAGTCGGGTGAGGCGCGGTATCCCTCGTTCAAGGGGATCATGGCGGCGAAGAAGAAGCCGGTCGTGGAGTGGGATCTGGACGATCTGGGCCTGGACGCGGACGGGGTGGGGCTCGCGGGCGCGTTCACCGAGGTGGTGGAGGCGGTGGAACGCCCGGCGCGGACGAAGGGCGAGATCGTCACCGACGAGGGCGACGGCGGGCTGAAGGTGGCCGCGTTCCTGGCCGGACGCAAGTTCATCTGACACCCCCCTTATCTCTTCCCCCTCCGTGCCCTCCGTCCCCTCCGCCGCTGCCGGTGTCCCTGTCGGTGCCGGTGTCCCCGCCCCCGTCGGTGGTGGTGTCGTCGGTGCCGTCTTCGGTGCTGGTGCTGGTGCTGGTGTGGGTGGTGTGGGTGGTGGTGTGGGTGGTGGTGTTTTCGGTGTGGTCTTTTTCTGTGGTTGTTGTCCGGTGTTGCGGGTTCTTCGTGGTTGGGAGTGTGTGTCGTGGCTGAGGTTGTTGTGTGGGTGGATCATGCCGGTGGTGTGGTGGCGAAGCCGTCGCTGGAGCTGCTGACGGTGGCGCGGCGGCTGGGTGATCCGGTGGCGGTGGTGGCGGGTGAGGGTGCCGCGGGGGCGGCGGGTGTGCTGGGGGAGCACGGTGCGGTGCGGGTGCTGGTGTCGGAGGCGCCCGAGTACGGGGAGTTCCTGGTGGTGCCGAAGGTGGACGCGCTGGCGGCGGCGGTGGGTGCGGTGGGGGTGCCGGTGGCGGTGCTGGTGTCCTCGGGGGGTGAGGGCCGGGAGATCGCGGCGCGGCTGGCGGTGCGGACGGGTTCGGGGATCGTGACGGACGCGGTGGATGTGGAGGTGGGCGCGGACGGCGGGCCGGTGGCGGTGCAGTCGGTGTTCGCGGCGTCGTTCACGACGCGGTCGCGGGTGACGCGGGGGGTGCCGGTGATCGTGGTGAAGCCGAACGCGGCGCCGGTGGAGGCGGCTCCCGCGGCGGGTGCGGTGGAGAATCTGGATGTGGTGTTCTCCCCGGCCGCGGTGTGTGCGCGGGTGGTGGAGTGTGCGGGGCGGGAGGCGAGCGGGCGTCCGGAGCTGACGGAGGCGGCGGTCGTGGTCTCCGGCGGGCGGGGTGTGGGCGGCGCGGAGAACTTCGCGGTCGTCGAGGCACTCGCGGACGCGCTGGGCGCCGCGGTGGGGGCCTCGCGGGCGGCGGTCGATGCGGGCTGGTACCCGCACTCCCACCAGGTCGGGCAGACCGGCAAGAGCGTGTCACCGCAGCTGTACATCGCGTCCGGGATCTCCGGCGCGATCCAGCACCGGGCGGGCATGCAGACCTCGAAGACCATCGTCGCAATCAACAAGGACCCCGAAGCCCCGATCTTCGACCTCGTCGACTACGGCGTCATCGGCGACCTCCACACCGTCCTGCCCCAACTCACCGACGACATCAACCACCGCAAGAACTGACCTCGTCCAGCCGCGACAGGGTCGCCGCACCGCACCGCCTCCCGGTGCCCCGGACTCTTCGGCGCCGTTGACGCGCTGACCGAGCCGCCGTTAACTTCGCCATCCGGATTTGAGATTCCGATCAGCGAAAACCGGGAGGTCGGTGCGGTGACGGATCATCAGAGGAAGACCCGTCCGGCGGAGCAGGAGCAGGAGCAGGAGCAGGACCAGAGGCAGAGGCAGAAAGGGGAACGGGGGCGGGAACGGGCCGCCGCCCCCGGTACGGCCGCTGACGCCGGTACCGGGGTCTCGCTCAGCCTCCCTCCCTCGGTCCATGACGAGATCGGCGCCCTGCTGGCCCCGGTGGACGCCGATCTCGTCCGCCGCTACCCGGGTGACCCCGGCACCCGCCGCCCGGTCCACACCGTCTACGTCCCCGGTGACGCCCTCACCGCCGGAACCCTCCGCTCCTGGGGGGACAGGGCACTCGCCGCGCTCGACGAACACGCCCCCGACGCCGCCTCCTTCGCGGCCGTGCTCGGCATCCCCGGCGGTCTCGCCGAGCAGGTGTACACCCGTGTACGGGCCAAGCTGGACCGGGAACCCGTGGAGGATCTGCGGATCGACTTCGAGGACGGGTACACCGGCGGCGGCGCCACCGAGGACGCCGACGCGGCGCGGGCCGCCCGGCTGCTCGCCGGGGCGCACCGGGACGGCACCGCCGCCCCGTACACGGGCATCCGGGCGGCCTGTCTGGAGGCCCCGGTGCGTGACCGGGGCATCCGCACCCTCGACATCTTCCTCACCGGGTTGTTGGAGCACGGAGGGGCGCTGCCCCCGGGGCTCGTCCTCACCCTCCCGAAGGTCTCCTACGCCGAGCAGGTCACCGCGTTCGTCCGGCTGCTCGAAGCCTTCGAGCGGACCCACGGC
The nucleotide sequence above comes from Streptomyces clavuligerus. Encoded proteins:
- a CDS encoding electron transfer flavoprotein subunit beta/FixA family protein, with the protein product MSLRIVVCVKYVPDAAGERRFAGDGTVDREGVDGLLSELDEYAVEQALRIAEGSDGEVDVTVLTVGPEDAREAVSKGLRMGADRGVHVEDGGVHGSDVMGTSLVLAAAVEKAGFDLVLCGMASTDGAMGVLPAVLAERLGVPQVTLLSEVSAGGGAVSGRRDGDRASERVEAPLPAVVSVTDQSGEARYPSFKGIMAAKKKPVVEWDLDDLGLDADGVGLAGAFTEVVEAVERPARTKGEIVTDEGDGGLKVAAFLAGRKFI
- a CDS encoding electron transfer flavoprotein subunit alpha/FixB family protein, which encodes MAEVVVWVDHAGGVVAKPSLELLTVARRLGDPVAVVAGEGAAGAAGVLGEHGAVRVLVSEAPEYGEFLVVPKVDALAAAVGAVGVPVAVLVSSGGEGREIAARLAVRTGSGIVTDAVDVEVGADGGPVAVQSVFAASFTTRSRVTRGVPVIVVKPNAAPVEAAPAAGAVENLDVVFSPAAVCARVVECAGREASGRPELTEAAVVVSGGRGVGGAENFAVVEALADALGAAVGASRAAVDAGWYPHSHQVGQTGKSVSPQLYIASGISGAIQHRAGMQTSKTIVAINKDPEAPIFDLVDYGVIGDLHTVLPQLTDDINHRKN